In Gossypium hirsutum isolate 1008001.06 chromosome A10, Gossypium_hirsutum_v2.1, whole genome shotgun sequence, the DNA window GCGATCATGTTGTATTTGTTTAAATTCCTCAGAGTCCGGAGTTAAAACAATGAACTTTGTATTAAATTTAGACTCTTTTGTAAGTTATTATAAATAGGTAATACAATTTGTTTTTAACTTAGTGAGGTCTTAGTTTAATCGATAGCCCAGTTTTGTTGTGACGCTCGCACCCGGATCTGACAAACTGGTCAAATAGGGGTGTTCCAGacttagattaaattataaagtgttaggttaaaagtccaagaaacacatataattggatGTGCTGCCCCTTCTAGTTAGACTAGAagattatttttctattatataaatattatttgtatttacTAATTCAACCAAGATTCTCTTATTTCTCCATATAAACAAATGACACTGGTAGAGCTATTTAGATGCCTTTTATACAACTggtagaaaatttattttctatatataaactttattgCCTGAGAATCAcatttttgtccctttttatCGAGAGATAATAGTGAAAAATATTGTTCGTTGAAAGCTGAGGATTTGTCTCGCTCAAAACACAAGTACTTTTCAAAAAAACAAgatattgctataaatatcaacAAACAACTCAGTtttcaaagtttttaattttaattttaatataattttttacataaagTTTAATCGGCTAAtatcaattatcatatttttaaaattaaacttatattatgttttaatttttaaccatattatcaattaaacattacaaatttaaaaaaaaattgcttttTGAAATAAAGATTGAATTATCTTAATCTTAGATGGTttgcaaatatataaaaattattttaattaaatattgctAATATTGGTTAATATTTCTAATGCTGCATTGATTATTTTCAAGATAGACTATGAGATAAAAACTAGTAATAAGGAAATATCTgaactatttatttttttaaaagaatttatatcGAACGTATTGTTCTTAGTAACAGTGaatcaaattaccatattaaaaaataattattatatatttaatgatttttaaaaataaattatattattattttttagtgatttttcactaTGACCTAAATTAAGCATgtgcatatttaaaatttactttgATAAAATTACCATATGAGTAGGTGGGATTGAGTTAAGTCATCTTCCTTAACTTTAATGACCATTTTGCAGGGAGAGAAGTTCCATATTTAGGAAAAATAAATAGCAGGAAACGTGAATGTTTGTGAGCAGAGCACACCTCCATCATCAGATAAATAATGAAGCTAACATTAGTCAGCTTGGAAAAGATTAAAACCTTAAAAACATAACACAGTTTCAAATTCAATTCCCTATTCAAAATAAAGATATTTCCCAATGCTTCACAAGGGAATTTAATCATACACTGAACTACAATAAATAGCATTTGAAAACACAGATTTCCTACCATCAACCAAAGCCACCAATTCATATGCTGCACTATTCTAATTCATACAAGACACAAACTAATACCACAGTTAGCAGACTACACCAAGACTAAAAGTACAAAtagacagagagagagagagagtacaTTTTTACGACATCATCAAGGGCGAGCTCTCTTGTTGCTGCACGACGGGCATTTGTACTGCTTAATGTGCTCGGCTCTAGCTGGAGTGATCTTCACACACTTCCCATGGAACCACTTCTCACATGCATCACAACAAATCCAGAACTCATCTGAGGCATAGTTCTCACCACAAGCCCCACACAAGGTCTCTCCATGCTCGTCTTCGTCTTCCTCGTCCAACCCTTGCTCTTCGTCTTTCGGCTGTGATGCTTTTGAATGCTTCGCCTGAGATTCCCGCTGATCAGAACAAAACCAATagcaaaacaaataaataaagtacCAAAGATGGGAAAACTATTTTGACTAcaaaacattaattataataagcGACTTGTCACTAAGATAATCCTGGATAGCTGCCACTTATATATTCATTAAAAGTATCTATACCATACTGAACAACAAGATTTATGTACGGAAAGTCCTTTTTACCGCTTTTGAGTTGGATTTTGATTTGTTGCTACTATGATTTGAAACCAATGACTTCTCTTTTGTTTGTTTCTTGGCAACACCACCGGTTACAACTTCAAATATTGTTGGAAGATCATTAATCATGTTGAAAAGCCGTTTCCTGTATCGAAGGAGACATTTAATAATCCAAtgaatgaacggaataaatattGGTGAAAGATTACCTAGTGGACCCGAGCCTGCCAAAACTAAGTTACAATACAACAGAGGGATTAGACCGCAATGCCGTTAGCATTAACTACGCAAGCAATTTTAATAGCTTAAAGCCCATAATGTGCATTTAATTGGAAAgtaatatatataacaaattattACTTGTTTTTCAATGTCTCAAACTAATGGCTTCCAGCTTAAGAATGACACATTGCAAGTCACACACATATGTCTCGTTCAATTGATCAAATCATAGAAAATCATTCCACTTAATCAGACAATACAGAACTCGGTTCTGTAGTCAGACAAAAAGATACGCGGagaaaaggaaaagggaaaattgaaaaAGGCTATTGGTCAATCTCTAACTTGCTTTTTCTTCAAGTAAGAACATGCTCAAGAGTAAAATTTTGCATCAGTTAACATACCTGTCAGCTTTATCAAATCCAAATCTTGCACCAAAATAGAAGGCAACAGAAAGTAGCCATGCGTCGCTGTGGACAGCAACTAAAGATAGCCAATCCTTTTCTTGCATGCCATCTCTTGCAAAGTTAATACCCAAGGCAGGCTCTGGTAGTTCTGGAGGGACCTCTTCAGCAGGTAAATTGACTTCCCATTGTTCACTTGGGAAGCCATACAAACACAGGTTCTCTTTCTCTGCAAATAAAATAACATAGCTCATGAAGAGAACATGGATGCAAATCAAGAAACTTGCAAAAACTAGCAATAATAGCAAAGGCAGCTAGACTAAAATAATGGTTGGTCAGTAGCAAAAATGTTACCCCATACAGCCACCTTTGTTTGAATAAGAAAGAACCTACCTCTATGTAGAGTAAAATCTACAATGGACCCCACAATCAAGCACAACTAGCTTTACCATCTTcactttaaattataattcatatttgaatatccaaagtgaaaaaaaaaatgaaaaagtacaGAGAGGAGGCTCAAGATGCAGTTCAATGAAGCAGTATTAACTACATGACCAAATGCCCAAGAGTTTGGTTCACAAATTAAGCATATCAGCACCACACTCTGCACTCCATGTATCATAAAGCAAAGGTAATAGCTATAAAGCTTTAAAGACCACTATCAGCAGGTCCTATCAAAATCCTAGAAACACATGGAGCCTCCAACAATGAAATGCATCAATTTGGTGTCGGCAGCTTGAGAGTGATACATGCCACAATTCTTAATACATTTACAAAAGATTGAGACCAACTTTATACGCATTACAcccaaaaagaaaagtaaaacaaaatattttacttatGTCTAACAAATTAACTTCAAagtgaaacaaacaaaaaagaagaaagctTTACCAGGATCACACTGCTGATAAAATTCTTCAACATCTGCAACATGACAGAACCAAACCTTTTAAGCGAACAAATAGATCTCATAAAGATTATTACAAACAACATAACTTAGAAATACTTTTTCTCTTCGAATGAGAATAAGACAAATTTATCAGTTTGATAAAACCAAAACAAGTAgcactaaattcacacataaattTACGTTATTTTCTGCTGAACATTTCAGAGCTGATTCAAGTGGAAAAGTGTTCAGCCTAAAATAACAATCTTAAAACCAAatgcctatttttttaatattgttttgaTAATAATATATACTAAATATTGGATTTTGACTAACAATGAATATTACATTTATCCTTTTCAACATTTTCCCAGTGATCATTTAATCAGATGAAccaaaaatgtaaaattgaaaATCCAATAAAATGCAAACTCATTTATGATAAAAGTTCAATTACTTTGAGCTAAATTTGCACTAATTGATTCCAAACTAAAAGTGCAAGCATTATAATCAATTTGCTTCTTAAAGAAAAAAgaatctcaaaataataatagtaagatATACGATTAAAAGCTTACTTTTACATTCTATTTACATTTCTAAAACCtacaatatatattatatatttaagcaagccaataatagaaaaaaatatatattcaaatttatagATTAAAGAACGGAAAAAAAAGAACGAAAATTGGAAGGAAAAAATTCTCTCTCCTTTACAATTTCTCGCCAACCAAACAGAACAGGAAAAAATAAAACagcaaaaagaacaaagaaacacTAAAAGAATAAAACAGAAAGCAACACAACCGCGTTTTTTAAGGAAATCGAAGAACAAAAAGGATTGAAACCCAAAACAACATTTACTTTTAATTGCTAATatgattaaaaagattaaaattttcaatattcaaACGGAGCTGTcaaggagaaagaaaaaaaaacagtagCTTTCagtttttaaatttgagtgttttttatttttctgagGAAACAAACAGAAGAAAACCTGTGGTGAGAGCTTTGATCATGCCAGCTCTTCGTCCTTTGAAATCCCTAAAAACTTCTTCAACTGTGCGAGGATTATACTGAGCTCCTCCTCCTTCCATTTCTCTCTTTCTCCGTTCGAagacccaaaaaagaaaaaagaaagtttctttctttcttttgctatGAGCGAAAACGAGACGCCattgttttttttctatttatattatgtttttacattaattaattaattatttgttttgttttgttgtttgatggctGCCGAGCGGAGGGGGATAGAGTGGGGGCATGGTTTCATGTTAGAGCGGATTTGAATCTGGGTTTGGTGGTCGGGTTAACTATATTTGAGAGAAGGGTGTTGAGTCCGACTGATGACGTGGAGGTTCGAGAGAGACACGTCATCTTCTGGTTTGTTTTTGAAACATTGAATAGAGAAATAAATTAGAAGGGTAAACAAAGTTCAAACAAATAAAACGCCTAAATCTCAAGGTAACTCAGTCAGCAGCAGCAGGATCTTCAAATAAATCCAACCCTACAAACAGTGGGGTTAGCCTTCAGACGAATATCCCGATAGTATGAAATAGAGACGTCAAAGTTATTTATATAtctcttttttaataatttaatattatatcaatatttttatttttaattttactatttgaaaTAACATTTTTGTTTCATACCCTCTTATTTCTCGATCGATGCTTCCCACCATCCAATCCAATTAATTTACACATCAGCATTTATTTCTGCTTGAGATCTAAAAAATTCCATTTTCCCTATATCAATCCCAATTAAAATTGGAGAAAGCAATTGTCTGAAACTTTTGAACCCAAAATCTCCGCTACTCaccgaaaaagaaaaacaataaaattcaAACTAACCATTTTCAAGATTCAAGAAAATCAAAGTCTTCGTATCTTTATCTATGATTGATAGAATAGATGATGATGACGACGAAGGCAAAAGAAATTTAATATCTTCAACGAGATCTAAAGAAGTGAGGAACAGAGAGTCATTAAGCAAACTTGGGGAAGAGAAACTAGAATGTTGTGGGATAATCAATTAAGAACGAGGATCGCTCAAAAACAAAATCAATCAAGTCCAGTGAAATTTCGGTCAAATTCTGATCAAACAACAAAAGTTTCATGTGCAGGCATAGTGATGCAAATTTGCAGCccctttcaagaaaaaaaaaattgatgatatTTTCTTGTTTAAGTATTAATTGCTTTAAGACTCAAATGGCAAAAGAAAAAGGAGATTTGATACTCTCTATCAATCTTTGATCAAATCCAGTACTgcgtttataattttttatcaaaaatgcAGATTTTCAATGAATATGAATGCACTACACAGGTTTGCCGGCAAGCAATACTCAGTAGGGTTCTTTTATACAAAGTaggtttttagtttatttttgtcCATGAATATGGATAGATTTAATTAGTTGCGCTTATAAGTCACATAGTAGGAAGGGTTTATAGAATAATTTTTCCATTATATCTTCATTCATTTTAAGGGATAAAGTAACATTTTGTCctccaatttaattttttttttaatttgatgtttgatttttcttttagttcaattaattttagaatttggcaaaaaaattaattttgtttcatTTGATGATGTGACATTTTAAACTTATCACCacttaatatattttttctataaaaaattaaattttaagatgATAGTTATAATATTAGATTGTCACTTTATCCAGCAAGATAAAAATTGAGAATAATTTCCAATTTCCAACATTAATgtgaataaaaaaagtttgaaaaaaatgTAAAGTTCATCAAATGTTgtttaatctttaaaataaaagACATACAGCTCTATGAAAGTCATCCGAGTAAAGATTAGAGGTGTCTATGAGTCAGTTAAGTCGGGCTTAACCAAAGCTTAGGTCTTTTTTTAGGTTTGGACTCGACTTAAAAAATGgatttaaaactttatttaagtctaacccggataaaaatgctaaaacacGGACTCGACTCAGTCcgcaattttatataattttttttaaatatataatacataaaaaatattaaaataaatatttttcaacaaattaaaaatgaatttttaaaaaaattatgtattctTAAATAACATTATATAAATGTAACTTAACAAACACatatctctaaaatagtaacaaaattaataataaaataaaataatagttatacaatatctaaataataacaataaaataatagcaacagtgaaataatagtaaaatagtgaaaaaaatatcagtaaaatactaaaaaaagtaataattttttttttttttacaaatttgaacCGTGTTAGGATAGAGGCAAATTGCATTTCAATCTCTCTATcgaaaaatgggtaaattagtcattatacattttgaaaCGTGCAAATCAACCCCTCCAATAAATTTTTTCTGTTAAATGATGACATGACacattaatttaaatgataattactattttaaaccttgaactataattaaaatatcatttaattttctttaattctaaaaattaaaaaaacaaatcattaaaatttatctGTTGACATGAAAATGGACCAAttccaatttttaaataaaaaaatttaaataattagagTTATTgttgagaaaaaattaaaaaaatattttaactataatttaaagacgaaattaataattaactatttaaattaaaataccaCATTATCctttaactataaaatttaacagaaattaatttattcatcttagaattttagaattttaaaatgtATAACCTGTAATTCTACTTCTTTTTTAAtaggagaataacaaatcaaaatgtttacttttgaaataattaaaatttaattaaaaatataaaaagtcaaagaataaaaatttaatttgttaatcacaatttcatataatctcttCAATCACTCGAAAGTCAGCACCTCTCACTCAAAAATCGCGTGCCGCCCCACCCACGGGGCTAATACTTTTACCGCAGATTTGGCGTATCTAGGAATTGAAAGTGTATGATCTGATGTCCAGCCATTCATTTTTATCTTATGTTCTTAATAATACCACTAATCACAAATTCATTAAATGTCTTCAGAACGAAAACATAACAGTAAAAAAGACAGCAGGCTACTAGTTCTTGTAAAGACATAACTGATCCATGTCCATGGTTTTGAAACGGTCTGATAATAAAAGTAAACTAAACAGCAAATTAAACAGAGCCAAGGATGACTTCCCATGGGAACAAAGCAGTCACCATTTTTCAGTGGAGCACCAAATACAGGACTGCTCGGATGAGGATTCATTAACTCATCTATCCACAGAGACGATGATGGAGGTTCCCACCACCTTGCATATCGCCAGTATGAGCAGGCATGGGTCCACCAATGTGAGAAGAATATGTAGAGAACCTGAAATCAGCCTGCTGGAATATTTCATCACTGTTGGAAGCAGTTGTGACGTCGGAGCAAGAGGCAGTCGAAGCAGCATCTTTGTAATTTTCCAGCTGATGAACTTCTGATTTGAAGTACGTATCCAGTCCATTGCTTGTAGTAATACCCTTCGATTCTTGGAGCTTCTTTGTGTTGAGAAATCGCCCACCGTTTCCTCTAGCCCTTTTTAAAGCGTGAAGATGTCGAGACTCATGCAGATATGGCTGCAAACATTTATAAAAAGAACTTCCGACGTAATATCTTTGTAAGCCAATTAGCCAGACTACCATCCTAGGCGAAGTTGCAGTTCACGTGCAGCAAGAAGGAAAAACTTGAAGAAACACACCTTTCGAACTTTGATGAGTTTGTTCTGAGCCTCAAGCTTCGCACGATATTGTCTTCGCCTAAGAATAGCCTGATATTGCTTTGCATTAACATAGATAGGTTCATCTTGTGTAAGCTCCAGAGGCAATGGAACACGTGCAGGGAGCATAGCCATTGTACGCTGATGATGAATCTGCTAGCAATGCAATGAGCCAATGACAAATATCTCACAAATGGATAACAAAGAAGACACATTTTTGCCTCACACATAACAAGTTGCGTGCCTTAAATAGATTTTCCTGACCTATGATGTTGAATTCATATCTACGGCAACAAGGTTACATTTACAGTAACTGAAGACTAGATCTTATATCTGGTATCGATGTCTAGGTTCTTTCAACTACCTTTCTCTTACGAGATTCCTCAAAGTGCAGACTATCTTTACAATGATCACAAGGAAAGGTATAAGTGACTCCTGACGATATCACTTATGGTGTTCAATAAGATTTAAAAGCAACAATACTCTTTTCTATGGATTGATGTTATGCCAAAGCGAAGTGCCTgccatcaaacagacataaatgcGGTGTAAGAACGGGGAACCTAATGAACACAAAAAGATTCTTACCATAGCTTGCGGTGTGTAAGCAGAAGCTACCACACCACCAAAATACGGATCAGCATAATGAAGTGGAATATGAGCCTGTGGCATAGAAAATGATATCTAAGCCTATGATACAATGTACAACACATAGCAGCCAAACCACATGAGTAGTTAACTAATAACTTACAATCGATTTGCTATAGTCAACTTGAGAAGGAGGAAGGACACATTCCTGAGTTCCCATTGAGGTGGCTAATTTAGTAtgatctccaacaagcttcccaTGCATTTCATTACCTCCTGAGCAAATTTAAGAACAGCTAATTAGATATACCCGGTGACAAGAGAGGAAAAAGATCCCTTTACTTTTAACATATGAATTAGTAATATTGTGTTAAGGGAAGCTCTGCCACAAATGTAGCAGTATATTAACATCTACAGCCAGGTAGCACAGTGGAACCTGAAAGTTCCTTTTGCATATAGGCTTGCAACTCGCTTGTTCtattttactcaatttagtcagAATATAAAAGAAGTCAGTCCATCTGAACATGCACATAAAATCTAAGATACTTGCTAAGCAAAAGAAACACAGATTAAGGAAAAAAATATCACAAGGATTGAATCATTATCCAAAAATGCTACTTCAGGTTACTGGGGAAAATATAAAGACCTGATGATGCTGAAATTAAACTTTGCTCATAAAGATTGCTATCACCAGCACTAGCGACTTCAGGACAAGATTGACAAGTTGATTGAGTTGATGATGAGTCCTGGTCTTGGAATTGAAAACTTAGCTGCTTGTTGTTATTCAAGTATTGAGGCAGAAGTCCCATCTTCAAGCTTAAATTTTCAGAAATACTTGAATGCTGAACATGAGATTCAGTTGAGTTTTCCCAAGATGAGCAGCCAACAACATAGGTGCTCATTGAATGAGAACTGACAGTAGAATCCTTCTTATTTTGCATTGTTGTAAACTACTGTTCCAAGATATCTCAACTTATGAGGAAGCTCAAAAGGATCTATGAAAATGTTGAGACAAAATCTTTGCTGCTATTTGTTAAATCTGTACGATTCAGTGACCTAGCATCAAACCACAAATTGTCATTGTGCTTGCTAGATATTtaaattagaaaagaaagaaagaaagaaatgatcAAAATGCTTCTTTCATGAGGTATAGGAAAATTTATATAACCAACTTAATTTGACTTCAACAGATAGAGAGGAACATGTATAGAGAGCAATTTGACCTTAAAAGCAATCATGTTATACTGCTAAATTCAGATACAAAATATGAAGTGGTGAAAAGAAGGCTCACTAGGATTCTCTAACACATCCATAGaaccataaaaaaatttcatgagtTCCATACACTCCATTGCAGTTCATCATCTGAAGTTACAGTTACTCATGCCTTTCAAATTGATTAATTAGACCACAAATCTAGAACAAATCTTGTCTTGAGGTAATAGTACCTCACTCAGCATGGAAACAATTTCACAATGAAGCAACTTTAAATCATAAGCGTAAATAAGGAAAACGAAATAGCAGGTGCCTAACATTGAATTGTTTGATACAAGAACACCAAATATTATCAATAGTTTACCCCAATAATAAGATTTAGAAAAGGACAATAGGAAGGGGGAGGAGAACATAAGGGCAGAGAAAGGTAAATGGATTCTTGGTCAAATCAGTTATACATAACCTCAAACCCAAAAGCCCTTCCATGCATGCAAATCCAGCAACAAAGTATCCAAAGAAAGAGCTCAAAGTTGAACCAAAAACACCAAAAGAGaaactttagaaaaaaaaaataaaaaaaagaacccATTGATCAGCTATAGAAGTGAATTCCAACCCGCCATCTCAGACACCAAATCCAATCATATTCAAAGGCTATAACCTTATAGACACCAAAAACTTTCTAAGCATATAATCTGTACAGAAAGATACATATATAGATAATAAATACTagattaaacaaaacaaaaaaaaagtaaaagaacccCAGAAGAACAAAAGCCAagtaaatagaaagaaaaagaaagggagaaaaaaatTACCTTGGGGATTTTGATGAAGTAAAAGAGAAATAACACAAGTGAGCATTGTTTTACTAAGCTTGAATCTAGTGCATGTCTCCCCCTTTTCACCTCACACTTTCTCTGTTTCTCAAAGGTCACTCTTTTATCTTttggatctttttttttttatattattcaaaaaaacagaacaaaaaaGTAAACACCAGCTTGGATAATATTGTTTACATATATTCTAAAAAAccttttttgaaaagaaaagaaaaagttatcTGTTTAGTTTAGTAGCTCACCAGCGTTATCTCTCCTCTTCCTCCACAACCACCACCGCCATCAGCGTCGCTCCAGCTACTTTAAAATGGTGCTCAGCTCACTGTTGTTTTTAAGCTGGGTTTCATTATTTTATTGAATAATATTGTTGGGTTGTTTTCTTGTCGTGTTGTGGTGAGGTGTAATAAATTGTTTTCTGTAATCAAATCTTCTCTCAGCCAGAACTGTTGCAAACGTCTTTTTCGTCAGCACTTGCCTCACGCGCTCTAGAATCGCGTGCTTTTCTACTTCTCTCTTCCGTTTTTTTCTTTAAGTTTTAACTAAGGTTATTATATATTATCTTTAGAAGTTCGaaattaaactatatatttatattaaagttaaaatgtaatttattagttttaatagttttatttttataattttttaaaatattaaataaaaatatattttatatttagagaGATTAAagtacatttttattatttattaaattaaaatcttataaattttataagatcaaaaatgaaaatttaaattttagggaTAAGGACTCCTACAGCCCTTTTAGTACCACCCCGTATATCATGGtatctaaatttagaaatttttatctACTTGATATCTAAatccatttttacttaatttataactAAACTTGAAAATTGTAAATCAAGTTGATACATTTTTAAGTATTTAACCAACATGGTTAAGTTTTTCATTTCAACTAATCAAATTATGCTAGATATAGTATTATTAAAGAAAATGATGGTGTGGTTAACTTGAATGGATTAACTTCGAAAAGCCAAAgctgaaaaacttagaaaaaaaaaagctaatcCACATTTTTCAACATTTGATccatttttcattcatttcttagcaatatatttattttcaattgttaTGTAAGGAAATGTTGACTattgtttctattatttttatgttatttcccTAGGCTTTTGGACCGTTGATAATGTGCAGTGTTTTGGTTCAACGAACCATTAATGAAATGATGTGTTTTATTATGTTTTCTTATGTTAATAAAATGTTATgtattggaagaatgatacaatTGTCAAGAAATAGTAACAATAACCGCCCTTGTAACAGTTGTACTATTTCTTATTTAAGTGAAATGGTTATAGAGAGAAATAATTATGCATTCAGTGGAATAGAATTTCGtttcctctcttttctctctcGAGTCTCTTCCTTCATCTTCCCTCTCTCAATTACTTTTCTCTCATCTCTTTAGCTCTTCTATAACATAGGTATCAGAGCTAACTCCATGGTTGGTGAAGGAGTGACCACCTAACTTCAAAAGGAAATGGGCCACCTTCAAGAGAAAGTTGTTCAACTCTAGATTGAGCTTTCCCATTGGGACACTAAGCTTGACTCGCGCTTGAAAGAGCTTAGGGAAGAATTCAAAGGTGAAATCTAGTATGAATTGCAAGCCTTGTCGAGCAATATTTGGGCCATTCCTCTTCTGCTACTGCTACTGCTACTGCTACTAGGTCTTCTCAGGACAAAGGGAAAGGAATTCTGGTGGGTTCTCCACCTGGTTATGATTTTTTCTCCCATGGTAGATTTGGGATGCATGGGAACGCCTTCGTGAATGAGTCACTTGGAAGCTCTCTTACAACCTTATAAACTTAAATGTCCAAGGTTTGATGGTACAGATTTTCGGGGTTGGTGGTTAAAACTTGAGTAATACTTTAAGGTTGAAGGTGTAATCGGCAGTGCCAAAATGAAAACTATCATGTTACACTTGGAAGGGAAAGCCCTTGACTGGCATCATTTCTATACCTAGAAGCAAGGATTTCACTTACTCACTTGGGATAATTATGCTCAAAGTCTAAAAGAAAGGTTTGGTTCTAGTTCCTTCCTTGATCCTATGGCAAAATTGGACTCGTTCAAGCGATAAGATTCAGTAGACCAATATCATTATGTTTTTGTAAGTCTCTTTAACCACCTTCAATTACTTAAGACTTATGTTTTAAGAATCTTTACTATTATCTTGAAAATAGAGATTGGAGAGTACCTGTAATTGTTTAATCTTAAAATATTCGTAGAAGGCTTCTTGATTGGTAGGCAAGTTAAAGGTATTTTACTAAGTAATCAGAAGAAATGATTTTTAGTAGGGAGTGGAAGGTATCCTATACTGCCAACTTTACTCCCTACTCCACAAGCTACCACTACTATGAGTCGCACTCTTGTTTCTAGTGGGAATTCCTAAGTTGCCACTAGTTAAAAAGGGTTTACTAAGTCCCTATCATAATTTGATATGGAAGATAGAAGGAAGAAGGGCTTATGTTTTTGGTGTGCAGTCAAGTACACCCCTGGTCACAAGTGCATGAAGTTCCAATTGTATCAATTGTTGTTGGATCCTTAATCAATTTGTGATAATGAAGTAAAGAGTCCACAATTTGAAGATTTCCAAAATTGCCAAGAATATCTTCAGTCCACTAAGCAGAAGGGGGAGACCTTCTCCCATTCTATTTTGTCTTTACATTCCATTCAAAGATCGTAAGGTCACAACACCGTAAGGATCGTGGCTCAAATTGGCGCCCCTTAG includes these proteins:
- the LOC107897445 gene encoding PHD finger protein ALFIN-LIKE 4 isoform X2, with the protein product MEGGGAQYNPRTVEEVFRDFKGRRAGMIKALTTDVEEFYQQCDPEKENLCLYGFPSEQWEVNLPAEEVPPELPEPALGINFARDGMQEKDWLSLVAVHSDAWLLSVAFYFGARFGFDKADRKRLFNMINDLPTIFEVVTGGVAKKQTKEKSLVSNHSSNKSKSNSKAAKHSKASQPKDEEQGLDEEDEDEHGETLCGACGENYASDEFWICCDACEKWFHGKCVKITPARAEHIKQYKCPSCSNKRARP
- the LOC107897445 gene encoding PHD finger protein ALFIN-LIKE 3 isoform X1, whose protein sequence is MEGGGAQYNPRTVEEVFRDFKGRRAGMIKALTTDVEEFYQQCDPEKENLCLYGFPSEQWEVNLPAEEVPPELPEPALGINFARDGMQEKDWLSLVAVHSDAWLLSVAFYFGARFGFDKADRKRLFNMINDLPTIFEVVTGGVAKKQTKEKSLVSNHSSNKSKSNSKARESQAKHSKASQPKDEEQGLDEEDEDEHGETLCGACGENYASDEFWICCDACEKWFHGKCVKITPARAEHIKQYKCPSCSNKRARP
- the LOC107897444 gene encoding nuclear transcription factor Y subunit A-3; the protein is MQNKKDSTVSSHSMSTYVVGCSSWENSTESHVQHSSISENLSLKMGLLPQYLNNNKQLSFQFQDQDSSSTQSTCQSCPEVASAGDSNLYEQSLISASSGGNEMHGKLVGDHTKLATSMGTQECVLPPSQVDYSKSIAHIPLHYADPYFGGVVASAYTPQAMIHHQRTMAMLPARVPLPLELTQDEPIYVNAKQYQAILRRRQYRAKLEAQNKLIKVRKPYLHESRHLHALKRARGNGGRFLNTKKLQESKGITTSNGLDTYFKSEVHQLENYKDAASTASCSDVTTASNSDEIFQQADFRFSTYSSHIGGPMPAHTGDMQGGGNLHHRLCG